Proteins found in one Zea mays cultivar B73 chromosome 1, Zm-B73-REFERENCE-NAM-5.0, whole genome shotgun sequence genomic segment:
- the LOC100280487 gene encoding uncharacterized LOC100280487: MKATTWRGAPGTLPAASAKEKRRKQKTPAPRGLMCGCGSTRSVSVDISAAVTTAARTRRRVSTAGEPASAAKTTTTTGCGRGADEASAEGTPSVDSLLRQLRELERGVRALGLGVREREEGGGAASGTATTAETAARPRRHARSASVVERLDYGSVAVVTESADPLRDFRRSMAQMIVENGITGGAELRELLRRFLALNAACHHHLILRAFGDVWEEIFAAAAAGRDGGRASKRPRGRAGAGADTLS; the protein is encoded by the coding sequence ATGAAAGCGACGACGTGGCGCGGCGCGCCGGGGACCCtaccggccgccagcgccaaggagaAGAGGAGGAAGCAAAAAACGCCCGCGCCGCGCGGCTTGATGTGCGGCTGCGGCAGCACCAGGTCGGTCTCCGTCGACATCTCCGCCGCTGTCACGACGGCGGCGCGGACGAGGCGACGCGTTTCCACGGCGGGGGAGCCAGCATCTGCGgcaaagacgacgacgacgacaggcTGCGGCCGCGGCGCTGACGAAGCGAGCGCCGAGGGCACGCCCAGCGTGGACTCGCTTCTGCGGCAGCTGCGGGAGCTGGAGCGCGGCGTCCGCGCGCTGGGCCTGGGCGTCCGGGAACGGGAGGAGGGCGGCGGCGCGGCATCAGGGACGGCGACGACCGCGGAAACGGCGGCAAGGCCCCGCCGGCACGCGCGGAGCGCGAGCGTCGTGGAGCGGCTGGACTACGGGAGCGTGGCGGTGGTGACGGAGTCGGCGGACCCGCTGCGCGACTTCCGGCGCTCGATGGCGCAGATGATCGTGGAGAACGGCATCACCGGCGGCGCCGAGCTGCGCGAgctcctgcgccggttcctcgcGCTCAACGCCGCGTGCCACCACCACCTCATCCTCCGCGCCTTCGGCGACGTCTGGGAGGAGAtcttcgccgccgccgccgccggccgcgaTGGCGGTAGAGCTAGCAAACGGCCACGCGGTcgcgctggcgctggcgctgaCACTCTAAGCTAG
- the LOC107403160 gene encoding heavy metal-associated isoprenylated plant protein 39 isoform X1 — MCAMAMNVQKIVVKLDLHDNKDKQKALKAISVLVGIDAVSVDMAAHKMTVIGTVDPVQVVSKLRSKSWAAHIDSVGPAKEPEKKEEKKDGGGEKKDGGGGEGKKEEGDGKKDGGGGGDGKKDGEGKKEDGDGKKQDGEGKKEDGDGKKDDKKDGGGGGAEEKKPAAAVPPILPFPPLHQLPPQYMHMITNDYMSQYHHRPPPPPPVAYHPYAAPPPPPPQYYYVRNMSMEENPNSCAIC; from the exons ATGTGTGCCATGGCCATGAACGTGCAGAAAATCGTGGTGAAGCTGGACCTGCACGACAACAAGGACAAGCAGAAGGCGCTGAAGGCCATCTCCGTGCTCGTCG GCATCGACGCCGTGTCGGTGGACATGGCGGCGCACAAGATGACGGTGATCGGGACGGTGGACCCGGTGCAGGTGGTGAGCAAGCTGCGCAGCAAGTCGTGGGCGGCGCACATCGACTCCGTCGGGCCGGCCAAGGAGCCCGAGAAGaaggaggagaagaaggacggcggcggcgagaagAAGGACGGCGGCGGTGGCGAGGGCAAGAAGGAGGAAGGGGACGGGAAGaaggacggcggcggcggtggcgacgGCAAGAAAGACGGCGAGGGCAAGAAGGAGGACGGCGACGGCAAGAAGCAGGACGGCGAGGGCAAGAAGGAGGATGGCGATGGCAAGAAGGACGACAAgaaggacggcggcggcggcggcgcagagGAGAAGAAGCCCGCCGCCGCGGTGCCCCCGATTTTGCCGTTCCCGCCGCTGCACCAGCTGCCGCCGCAGTACATGCACATGATCACCAACGACTACATGAGCCAGTACCACCACcgccccccgccgccgccgcccgtggCGTACCACCCGTACGCGGCGCCGCCCCCGCCGCCCCCGCAGTACTACTACGTGCGCAACATGAGCATGGAGGAGAACCCAAACTCGTGCGCCATCTGCTGA
- the LOC107403160 gene encoding Heavy metal-associated isoprenylated plant protein 39, with translation MSKKIVVKLDLHDNKDKQKALKAISVLVGIDAVSVDMAAHKMTVIGTVDPVQVVSKLRSKSWAAHIDSVGPAKEPEKKEEKKDGGGEKKDGGGGEGKKEEGDGKKDGGGGGDGKKDGEGKKEDGDGKKQDGEGKKEDGDGKKDDKKDGGGGGAEEKKPAAAVPPILPFPPLHQLPPQYMHMITNDYMSQYHHRPPPPPPVAYHPYAAPPPPPPQYYYVRNMSMEENPNSCAIC, from the exons ATGTCGAAG AAAATCGTGGTGAAGCTGGACCTGCACGACAACAAGGACAAGCAGAAGGCGCTGAAGGCCATCTCCGTGCTCGTCG GCATCGACGCCGTGTCGGTGGACATGGCGGCGCACAAGATGACGGTGATCGGGACGGTGGACCCGGTGCAGGTGGTGAGCAAGCTGCGCAGCAAGTCGTGGGCGGCGCACATCGACTCCGTCGGGCCGGCCAAGGAGCCCGAGAAGaaggaggagaagaaggacggcggcggcgagaagAAGGACGGCGGCGGTGGCGAGGGCAAGAAGGAGGAAGGGGACGGGAAGaaggacggcggcggcggtggcgacgGCAAGAAAGACGGCGAGGGCAAGAAGGAGGACGGCGACGGCAAGAAGCAGGACGGCGAGGGCAAGAAGGAGGATGGCGATGGCAAGAAGGACGACAAgaaggacggcggcggcggcggcgcagagGAGAAGAAGCCCGCCGCCGCGGTGCCCCCGATTTTGCCGTTCCCGCCGCTGCACCAGCTGCCGCCGCAGTACATGCACATGATCACCAACGACTACATGAGCCAGTACCACCACcgccccccgccgccgccgcccgtggCGTACCACCCGTACGCGGCGCCGCCCCCGCCGCCCCCGCAGTACTACTACGTGCGCAACATGAGCATGGAGGAGAACCCAAACTCGTGCGCCATCTGCTGA